One Paenisporosarcina sp. FSL H8-0542 genomic region harbors:
- the ftsX gene encoding permease-like cell division protein FtsX, which produces MKARTVGRHFRESFKSLGRNSWMTFASASAVTVTLLLVGVFVMIMMNLSKVADDLEKDVEIKVLLELTADDKAATQLEKDIKELDGVATVVYSTKEAELKDLIKDFGATMGLSDQNNPLRAAYYVKAENPQETEKVAQRIDRLKNTYSVEYGEGKIEKLFSFLNVARNIGLVLILALLFTAMFLISNTIRITIVARRREIEIMKLVGASNWFVRIPFVLEGMWIGILGAILPITLVTLLYYNLYHAVQPYLKGELFNLLPLTPFLYQVNGLILLMGIFIGVWGSFMSVRKFLRV; this is translated from the coding sequence ATGAAAGCTAGGACTGTAGGACGTCATTTCCGTGAAAGTTTTAAAAGTCTCGGCCGAAATAGCTGGATGACTTTTGCATCTGCCAGTGCAGTGACTGTCACGTTGTTGCTTGTCGGCGTATTCGTAATGATCATGATGAATTTAAGTAAAGTGGCTGATGATTTAGAAAAAGATGTTGAAATAAAAGTGTTGCTTGAACTTACTGCAGATGACAAAGCTGCAACGCAATTAGAAAAAGATATTAAAGAATTAGATGGTGTTGCAACAGTCGTCTATTCAACAAAAGAAGCTGAATTAAAAGATTTAATAAAAGATTTCGGAGCGACAATGGGATTGTCCGATCAAAATAACCCGCTTCGTGCAGCCTACTACGTGAAGGCTGAAAACCCTCAGGAAACTGAGAAAGTTGCTCAACGAATAGATCGTCTTAAAAACACCTATTCTGTCGAATATGGTGAAGGAAAGATTGAGAAACTATTCAGTTTCCTGAATGTTGCTAGAAATATAGGTTTAGTATTAATCCTAGCGTTACTATTTACTGCGATGTTCCTAATTTCGAATACAATCCGTATCACAATTGTTGCACGTCGACGTGAAATTGAAATTATGAAACTGGTAGGAGCGTCAAATTGGTTTGTTCGTATACCGTTCGTTTTAGAAGGAATGTGGATCGGAATCCTTGGTGCAATATTGCCAATAACTCTCGTCACTTTACTTTATTACAACTTATATCACGCTGTTCAACCTTATTTGAAAGGCGAATTGTTTAATTTATTACCACTTACTCCATTTTTGTATCAAGTTAACGGCCTCATTTTATTGATGGGCATTTTCATTGGTGTGTGGGGAAGTTTTATGTCAGTACGTAAGTTTTTACGCGTTTAA
- the cccB gene encoding cytochrome c551, whose protein sequence is MNKKFLAAIFGSALMLAACGGGNDEKPTPTNDENGGEVTDTQDAEKIVQGNCTSCHGGNLEGQGNFPNLTDVGSRLTEEEILQVIQKGRGQMPPNIIEGAEAEVVAEWLANKK, encoded by the coding sequence ATGAACAAAAAATTTCTTGCAGCTATTTTTGGTTCTGCACTAATGCTTGCCGCATGTGGTGGTGGAAATGATGAAAAACCGACGCCAACCAATGATGAAAATGGCGGAGAAGTAACTGATACACAGGATGCTGAAAAAATTGTACAGGGTAATTGCACAAGCTGTCACGGTGGTAATTTAGAAGGGCAAGGCAACTTCCCAAATCTGACAGATGTGGGATCCCGCCTTACTGAAGAGGAAATTTTACAGGTAATTCAAAAAGGCCGTGGTCAAATGCCTCCGAACATTATTGAAGGCGCAGAAGCTGAAGTAGTTGCAGAATGGTTGGCTAATAAAAAATAA
- the ftsE gene encoding cell division ATP-binding protein FtsE, translating to MISMKNVYKKYPNGIVAANGINVEIKQGEFVYVVGPSGAGKSTFIKMMYREERPTSGDILVNGINLATLKSKKVPYLRRQIGVVFQDFKLLPRLNVFENVAFALEVIEESPKVIRKRVMEVLDLVGLKHKARMFPTELSGGEQQRVSIARSIVNIPKVMIADEPTGNLDPETSWDIMNLFEEINRRGTTIIMATHNKEIVNTIKHRVIAVEGGLVVRDEVGGDYGYES from the coding sequence ATGATTTCAATGAAAAATGTCTACAAAAAATATCCAAACGGCATTGTTGCTGCAAACGGAATTAATGTAGAAATCAAACAAGGTGAATTTGTATATGTTGTAGGTCCAAGTGGGGCTGGTAAATCTACATTTATCAAAATGATGTACAGAGAAGAGCGTCCTACGAGTGGAGATATACTAGTAAATGGCATAAACTTGGCGACATTGAAGTCGAAAAAAGTTCCATATTTAAGAAGACAAATAGGTGTTGTCTTTCAAGATTTTAAATTATTACCGAGATTGAATGTTTTTGAAAATGTAGCATTTGCTTTAGAAGTAATTGAAGAATCGCCAAAAGTGATTCGTAAACGTGTTATGGAAGTTTTGGATTTGGTAGGGCTTAAACATAAAGCTCGTATGTTCCCAACTGAGCTGTCTGGTGGAGAACAACAGCGAGTATCGATTGCCCGGTCCATTGTCAACATCCCAAAAGTGATGATTGCGGACGAGCCAACTGGAAACTTAGATCCTGAAACTTCTTGGGATATCATGAATTTGTTCGAGGAAATCAATCGTCGTGGGACAACCATTATAATGGCCACCCATAATAAAGAAATTGTTAATACAATCAAACATCGAGTAATTGCAGTTGAAGGCGGACTCGTCGTACGTGATGAAGTCGGAGGTGACTACGGTTATGAAAGCTAG
- a CDS encoding M23 family metallopeptidase gives MRKKQSKWMAVSIATVLGCSLFMTQPADALANSLNDLKNEQKQLDHKKSQLNSTINQKKGDISENQSDQEKLLAQIQALDSKIIETNSEIDRVLGDIKRTNLEIEKLHESITVLEKKIADRDELIKERLRSVQESGGSVNYLDVLLGASSFSDFIDRFSAVNTLMDADRKILEEQAADKKSLEAQKSSVEEKLAQQKTSRDKLVSLKSNLDSQKASKGRLVDQLEAEQGKLIQQKNSLEKEYSETLEISKAVESKIVAEQERLIEVARQAEIARKKKDAAERNKHNSSNSNGTPPPVVSSGDWTRPAAGRFSSTFGGRNIGSGAEFHYGSDIANSIGTPIVSAADGIVSHAGPMGTYGNVIMVTHSINGQIFTTVYAHLSGYNVSSGQSVSKGQMIGRMGNTGRSTGPHLHFEVHEGPWNSERSNAVNPIRYVSF, from the coding sequence ATGAGAAAGAAACAATCTAAATGGATGGCAGTTTCCATTGCAACAGTATTGGGGTGTTCATTATTTATGACACAACCTGCGGATGCATTGGCTAACTCCTTGAACGATTTGAAAAATGAACAGAAACAATTGGATCATAAAAAATCACAATTGAATTCGACTATTAATCAGAAAAAAGGCGATATTTCAGAAAATCAATCGGACCAAGAAAAATTGCTTGCTCAAATTCAAGCTCTCGATAGCAAAATTATTGAGACAAATAGCGAAATAGATCGTGTGCTTGGAGACATTAAACGCACGAACTTAGAAATTGAAAAATTGCATGAAAGTATTACGGTTTTAGAAAAGAAAATCGCTGATCGTGACGAGTTAATTAAAGAGCGTCTTCGCTCCGTTCAGGAAAGTGGCGGTTCCGTCAATTATCTTGATGTGTTACTTGGAGCTAGCAGTTTCTCAGATTTCATTGACCGTTTCTCAGCTGTAAATACGCTAATGGATGCAGACCGCAAGATTTTGGAAGAACAGGCTGCAGATAAAAAGTCATTGGAAGCGCAGAAATCTTCGGTTGAAGAAAAATTGGCTCAACAAAAGACAAGCCGTGATAAATTAGTAAGTCTTAAATCAAATCTTGATTCCCAAAAAGCTTCAAAAGGTAGATTAGTAGACCAACTAGAAGCGGAACAAGGAAAATTAATCCAACAAAAGAATTCACTTGAAAAAGAATATTCTGAAACACTCGAAATCAGTAAAGCGGTAGAGAGTAAAATAGTAGCTGAACAAGAGAGATTAATCGAAGTTGCACGTCAAGCTGAAATCGCACGCAAGAAAAAAGATGCTGCTGAACGCAATAAACATAATTCTTCAAATTCAAATGGAACACCTCCACCAGTAGTATCTTCTGGTGATTGGACACGCCCTGCTGCAGGACGTTTCTCTTCCACTTTCGGTGGTCGTAATATCGGATCAGGCGCGGAATTCCATTACGGCAGTGACATTGCAAACAGCATCGGTACACCGATTGTCTCAGCAGCGGATGGCATTGTTTCTCATGCAGGGCCAATGGGAACATACGGAAATGTAATTATGGTTACACATTCTATTAATGGTCAAATTTTCACGACTGTCTACGCGCATTTAAGTGGATACAATGTAAGTTCAGGTCAATCAGTCTCTAAAGGACAAATGATAGGTAGAATGGGAAATACTGGTCGTTCGACTGGACCTCATTTACATTTTGAAGTTCATGAAGGACCTTGGAATAGTGAACGTTCAAATGCGGTCAATCCGATTCGTTATGTATCATTCTAA